Proteins from one bacterium genomic window:
- a CDS encoding LLM class F420-dependent oxidoreductase, which produces MKFGIMFANAGPFGAAEGLVHLAQTAESVGVESLWTVEHVIVPKGYESKYPYSPDGKMPGTEESPIPDPYVWMAYAAAVTKTINLASGIIILPQRHPFYVAKEAATLDQLSGGRHILGVGVGWLEEEFDALKVPFEKRGPITDESIRALRDLWSPGASMHEGDYYKWGEVESNPKPVNGKVPIVIGGHTKVAARRAARLGDGFFPARADTLETCLAELKAECEKVGRDPGEIEITTGSTPTPDEIKRLEDMGVSRFIVPPPGFTPDQVTAGLEKLGNELISKF; this is translated from the coding sequence ATGAAGTTCGGAATCATGTTCGCGAACGCCGGCCCCTTCGGCGCGGCGGAAGGCCTCGTTCACCTCGCCCAGACGGCGGAGTCCGTCGGCGTCGAGTCGCTCTGGACCGTCGAGCACGTGATCGTGCCCAAGGGCTACGAGTCGAAGTACCCGTACAGCCCCGACGGCAAGATGCCCGGGACCGAGGAGAGCCCGATCCCGGATCCCTACGTGTGGATGGCCTACGCCGCTGCCGTCACGAAGACGATCAACCTGGCGAGCGGGATCATCATCCTTCCCCAGCGCCATCCCTTCTATGTGGCGAAGGAAGCCGCCACCCTCGACCAGCTCTCCGGCGGGCGACACATCCTCGGCGTCGGGGTCGGTTGGCTCGAGGAGGAGTTCGACGCGCTCAAGGTGCCCTTCGAGAAGCGCGGACCGATCACGGACGAGTCGATCCGGGCCCTGCGCGACCTCTGGTCGCCGGGGGCCTCGATGCACGAGGGCGACTACTACAAATGGGGCGAAGTCGAGTCGAACCCGAAGCCCGTGAACGGCAAGGTGCCGATCGTGATCGGGGGCCACACGAAGGTCGCGGCCCGACGCGCCGCCCGGCTCGGCGACGGCTTCTTCCCGGCCCGCGCCGACACGCTCGAGACCTGCCTGGCCGAGCTCAAGGCCGAATGCGAGAAGGTCGGTCGCGACCCCGGTGAGATCGAGATCACGACGGGCTCCACCCCGACACCGGACGAGATCAAGCGCCTCGAGGACATGGGCGTCTCCCGCTTCATCGTCCCGCCGCCCGGCTTCACGCCGGACCAGGTGACCGCGGGCCTCGAGAAGCTCGGCAACGAGCTCATCTCGAAGTTCTAG
- a CDS encoding ABC-F family ATP-binding cassette domain-containing protein yields the protein MPKSRAMPVLDATQLRKSVGDRTLLDDVTLTIRRGEKVGLVGQNGSGKSSLARVLAGIDEVDGGRIARRRDSTVGYLAQEPVFPAGERVRDVVLASLVTWSALRRRFDELTTALGETDDPDEQTRLAAEQAEVGEALEREGGWEREHEAEATLLHLGIADPDRLVETLSGGEARRVALAQLLVSAPDLAILDEPTNHLDLGTIEWLEEHLRDRFDGAVLLISHDRHVLDAVTTRTLEIHEGRVESYDGGYARYLVAKAEREAHAERTWRNTRNFLRREVEWLRRMPKARGTKQKARVARAEAALDEKAPQVERQADLRMQSARQGKTILDLSGVALERDGRRLVSGIDLALRPGDRIGIVGPNGSGKTTLLLAILGRLEIAEGEIERGTTTKIGYLDQARTELDPKATVREAAVGDANEIVIGEERLSIGSYLERFLFDHAAQRRKVGELSGGERARVCLARLLSQKCNLLLLDEPTNDLDVMTLSALEGMLLDFGGSLLLVSHDRWLLDRVSTGILAFEEDRRVDLHAGSYSDYRERREREEARASSKTASASEKPRAAVKPEREGKPARKARKLTHAERRELDGMMEGIEAAEAEVERVQTKLADPELYQGDGERVAALRSELEAAEAEVLRLTERWEELEAVAEAADGR from the coding sequence GTGCCAAAGTCCCGCGCGATGCCCGTCCTCGACGCCACGCAGCTCCGGAAATCCGTCGGGGATCGAACGCTCCTCGACGACGTGACGCTCACGATCCGTCGAGGCGAGAAGGTGGGTCTCGTCGGGCAGAACGGGTCGGGCAAGAGCAGCCTCGCGCGGGTGTTGGCCGGGATCGACGAGGTCGATGGGGGACGGATCGCGCGGCGACGCGACTCGACCGTCGGCTACCTCGCCCAGGAGCCCGTCTTCCCGGCGGGCGAACGCGTGCGGGACGTCGTCCTGGCGAGCCTCGTGACGTGGTCGGCGCTGCGTCGTCGCTTCGACGAGCTGACCACGGCGCTCGGCGAGACGGACGATCCGGACGAGCAGACGCGCCTCGCCGCCGAGCAGGCCGAGGTCGGCGAGGCCCTCGAACGGGAAGGCGGCTGGGAGCGGGAGCACGAAGCGGAAGCGACGCTCCTCCATCTCGGGATCGCCGATCCCGACCGGCTCGTCGAGACCCTCTCCGGCGGCGAGGCCCGCCGGGTCGCCCTCGCGCAGCTCCTCGTCTCGGCGCCGGACCTCGCGATCCTCGACGAGCCCACGAACCACCTCGACCTGGGCACGATCGAGTGGCTCGAAGAGCACCTGCGTGATCGCTTCGACGGCGCGGTCCTGCTGATCAGCCACGATCGTCACGTCCTCGACGCCGTGACGACGCGGACCCTCGAGATCCACGAGGGGCGGGTCGAGAGCTACGACGGGGGCTATGCCCGATACCTCGTCGCGAAGGCGGAGCGCGAGGCGCATGCGGAGCGCACCTGGCGCAACACGCGGAACTTCCTGCGTCGCGAGGTCGAGTGGCTACGGCGAATGCCGAAGGCGCGGGGGACCAAGCAGAAGGCCCGCGTCGCCCGCGCGGAGGCGGCCCTCGACGAGAAGGCACCGCAGGTCGAACGCCAGGCCGACCTCCGGATGCAGTCGGCGCGCCAGGGCAAGACCATCCTCGACCTGTCCGGGGTGGCCCTCGAGCGCGACGGGCGTCGACTCGTCTCCGGGATCGACCTGGCGCTTCGCCCCGGCGACCGGATCGGGATCGTCGGCCCGAACGGGTCGGGCAAGACGACGCTCCTGCTCGCGATCCTCGGTCGGCTCGAGATCGCCGAGGGAGAGATCGAGCGCGGGACGACGACGAAGATCGGCTACCTCGACCAGGCCCGGACCGAGCTCGACCCGAAGGCGACGGTCCGCGAGGCGGCGGTCGGGGACGCGAACGAGATCGTGATCGGCGAGGAGCGGCTCTCGATCGGGAGCTATCTCGAACGCTTCCTCTTCGACCACGCGGCCCAGCGTCGGAAGGTCGGCGAGCTGTCTGGCGGCGAACGCGCGCGGGTCTGTCTCGCGCGGCTGCTCTCGCAGAAGTGCAACCTGCTGCTGCTCGACGAGCCGACGAACGACCTCGACGTGATGACGCTCTCGGCGCTCGAGGGGATGCTCCTCGACTTCGGCGGGAGCCTGCTGCTGGTGAGCCACGATCGCTGGCTCCTCGACCGCGTCTCGACGGGGATCCTCGCGTTCGAGGAGGACCGACGCGTGGACCTCCACGCGGGCAGCTACTCCGACTACCGCGAACGTCGCGAGCGCGAGGAGGCGCGCGCCTCCTCGAAGACCGCGTCCGCGAGCGAGAAGCCGCGCGCCGCGGTGAAGCCGGAGCGCGAAGGGAAGCCGGCGAGGAAGGCGCGCAAGCTCACCCACGCGGAGCGGCGGGAGCTCGACGGCATGATGGAGGGGATCGAGGCCGCTGAGGCCGAGGTCGAGCGCGTCCAGACGAAGCTCGCGGATCCGGAGCTCTATCAGGGGGACGGAGAACGGGTCGCCGCGCTCCGGAGCGAACTCGAAGCGGCCGAGGCCGAGGTCCTGCGGCTCACCGAGCGCTGGGAAGAGCTCGAAGCGGTCGCAGAGGCTGCGGACGGGCGTTAG
- a CDS encoding TIGR00341 family protein, which produces MALKILEAHVPSEFASEAEDLLQDRAEQTWTEAGGRFGSVVRAVIGAEKSGGAVDALHETLADRGRLMVLIEPLDAVIPRPAATHHPARAERVRSAAVSREEVYANIADGAKLHRHYLTLVVLAAIVAGVGLANDNTAAVIGAMVVAPLLGPNMAIALGLVLGDFPLVRRALVAAGAGFMLTLVFAVFLGFALGADPTTPELASRTQVGIWDLILALAAGCAGALAFTSGAPTYLTGVMVAVALLPPTVASGMLFSSGNWAGAANALLLAASNITAVTLAAILTFAWRGMRPRNWWLEERAKSSARRGILTFVGLLVLLAAIIFVAGGQRV; this is translated from the coding sequence ATGGCCCTCAAGATCCTCGAAGCCCACGTCCCCTCGGAGTTCGCCTCGGAAGCGGAAGACCTCCTGCAGGATCGCGCGGAACAGACGTGGACCGAGGCCGGGGGCCGCTTCGGCAGTGTCGTCCGCGCGGTGATCGGCGCGGAGAAGTCGGGGGGCGCCGTCGACGCGCTCCACGAGACCCTCGCGGATCGCGGGCGTCTCATGGTCCTGATCGAGCCCCTCGACGCGGTGATCCCGCGACCAGCGGCGACGCATCATCCCGCGCGGGCCGAACGGGTCCGCTCCGCGGCGGTCAGTCGCGAAGAGGTCTACGCGAACATCGCCGACGGCGCGAAGCTCCACCGCCACTACCTGACCCTCGTCGTGCTCGCCGCGATCGTCGCCGGCGTCGGCCTCGCCAACGACAACACCGCCGCCGTGATCGGCGCGATGGTCGTCGCCCCCCTGCTCGGACCGAACATGGCGATCGCCCTCGGCCTCGTGCTCGGCGACTTCCCGCTCGTGCGTCGTGCCCTCGTCGCCGCGGGCGCGGGCTTCATGCTCACCCTCGTATTCGCCGTCTTCCTGGGCTTCGCCCTGGGCGCCGACCCGACCACGCCGGAGCTCGCTTCGCGGACGCAGGTCGGGATCTGGGATCTGATCCTCGCCCTCGCCGCCGGCTGCGCCGGCGCGCTCGCCTTCACGAGCGGCGCGCCCACCTACCTGACCGGCGTGATGGTCGCCGTCGCCCTGCTCCCGCCAACCGTCGCGAGCGGGATGCTCTTCTCGTCCGGCAACTGGGCCGGCGCAGCGAACGCGCTCCTCCTCGCGGCCAGCAACATCACCGCCGTCACCCTCGCCGCGATCCTGACTTTCGCCTGGCGCGGCATGCGCCCGCGCAACTGGTGGCTCGAAGAGCGCGCGAAGTCCTCCGCGCGGCGGGGAATCCTGACCTTCGTCGGGCTGCTCGTCCTGCTCGCCGCGATCATCTTCGTCGCGGGCGGCCAGCGCGTCTAA
- a CDS encoding divalent-cation tolerance protein CutA has protein sequence MIDVWINCPDDETARRIGSALVEGRLAACANVFPRIWSTYHWQGKIEAEDETPLLVKTRDDLFDALCEAVRELHPYDVPSIVGTPVAHVNAEYATWVEAETRS, from the coding sequence ATGATCGACGTCTGGATCAACTGCCCCGACGACGAGACCGCGCGCCGGATCGGGAGCGCCCTCGTCGAAGGTCGGCTCGCCGCCTGCGCGAACGTCTTCCCCCGCATCTGGAGCACCTATCACTGGCAGGGCAAGATCGAAGCCGAGGACGAGACGCCCCTCCTGGTGAAGACCCGGGACGATCTCTTCGACGCGCTCTGCGAAGCGGTCCGCGAACTCCATCCCTACGACGTGCCGAGCATCGTCGGAACCCCCGTCGCCCACGTGAACGCCGAGTACGCCACGTGGGTCGAGGCGGAAACACGGAGCTGA